In Gambusia affinis linkage group LG06, SWU_Gaff_1.0, whole genome shotgun sequence, one DNA window encodes the following:
- the zgc:113279 gene encoding uncharacterized protein zgc:113279, which produces MIAFLLIRGTHRSRADQNRTGGCWCEQQRLLSDRQLLLGTQQQVTATPGIQEMKGPNKRKAPGVGLDPPLEGPPTMRGPPGCKRSKGTRCSVSGGEQIYLGVRVRMPVRDLLKNIRVPKDMNPDDFNERGSKKGSGNQKRARTRARKKVTRAQHPVKSLEELAIIVEVLEEDLRSGCTPLTPNSPPSDSTTYPERSPTGVNSGDEYDEIIPSPESYMAFSPSASAHNLAWTRPDCMFLSLQPSGVTDAQSYGGRGEGWFEPKNSWDLNTSAFFWTQLQKEESRLRKTSDAELLTTDKHSRTLLHKVVCLGKRAQAYAIAKRMSAINSLDLKDSDGMTALLYAAKHNQHLMVADLIQLGANVNETNNLGKSCLHLSAENGYIRVLEVLKQGMMDGLYIDVEATDNAGMSVLQCAAVALKASISEVDSGMSLSHSRLHALRQEHMMETLKCVLQMDSFLHAAASWSAADPEYTVQSWLGSQHVCPAGHFGTPTVMF; this is translated from the exons ATGATCG CATTCCTTCTCATCAGAGGAACACACCGGAGCAGAGCGGATCAGAACAGGACAGGAGGCTGTTGGTGTGAACAGCAGCGGCTCCTCTCAGACCGTCAGCTCCTCCTGGGGACGCAGCAGCAGGTCACAGCGACACCCGGG ATCCAGGAGATGAAAGGACCAAACAAAAGGAAGGCTCCAGGAGTCGGGCTGGACCCTCCGCTGGAGGGGCCGCCCACCATGCGGGGCCCGCCTGGCTGCAAACGGAGCAAAG GCACAAGATGTTCAGTCTCTGGCGGTGAGCAGATCTACCTCGGAGTTCGTGTCAGAATGCCGGTTAGGGATCTGCTGAAAAACATCCGAGTGCCCAAAGACATGAACCCCGATGACTTTAAC GAAAGAGGCTCGAAAAAAGGCTCTG GAAACCAGAAACGTGCCAGAACTCGCGCAAGAAAGAAAGTTACCAGG GCACAACACCCTGTGAAAAGCCTGGAGGAACTGGCGATCATCGTCGAGGTGTTGGAAGAGGACCTGAGATCTGGCTGCACTCCTCTGACCCCAAACTCCCCTCCTTCTGACTCCACTACCTATCCCGAACGGTCTCCAACCG GTGTAAATTCCGGTGACGAATACGATGAAATCATTCCCAGCCCAGAATCCTACATGGCCTTCTCTCCCAGCGCCTCGGCACACAACCTGGCCTGGACCCGACCTGACTGCATGTTCCTCAGCCTCCAGCCCTCTGGTGTCACTGATGCACAGAGCTACGGTGGCAGAGGGGAGGGCTGGTTCGAGCCAAAGAACAGCTGGGATCTGAACACTTCTGCCTTCTTCTGGACACAGCTGCAGAAAGAGGAGAGCCGGCTGAGGAAGACCTCTGATGCTGAGCTGCTGACCACCGATAAGCATAGCAGGAC ACTTCTGCACAAAGTGGTGTGTTTGGGAAAGAGAGCACAGGCGTATGCCATCGCCAAAAGAATGTCTGCAATCAACAGCCTGGACCTCAAAGACTCTGATGGAATG ACTGCCCTCCTCTATGCGGCAAAGCACAACCAGCACCTGATGGTGGCGGATTTGATCCAATTGGGGGCAAACGTGAACGAGACCAACAACCTGGGAAAGTCCTGCCTGCACCTGAGTGCTGAGAATGGCTACATCAGAGTGTTAGAG GTTTTAAAACAAGGAATGATGGATGGGCTGTATATTGATGTGGAAGCCACTGATAACGCTG GGATGAGCGTCCTCCAGTGTGCCGCTGTGGCTCTGAAGGCCAGCATAAGTGAGGTGGACAGCGGCATGTCTCTGAGTCACAGCAGACTTCACGCTCTGCGCCAGGAGCACATGATGGAGACACTGAAGTGTGTCCTGCAGATGGACAGCTTCCTGCATGCTGCTGCCAGCTGGTCTGCTGCAG atCCAGAGTACACTGTACAAAGCTGGCTGGGCAGCCAGCATGTTTGCCCTGCAGGGCATTTTGGAACCCCAACAGTAATGTTCTGA